TAGTGCTCGCACGTGGGATCAAACTGTAATGCCccggaaaatttcgctaagtaatttaggatttcgtggtgccaagtaggctaattataatattttatatgctattaacatgatgggcatcaattggacttggtaaataagtgtataagtcttataatgtgtaatgtggggtctaatgggaggcctaagtctaagtcaaattagaaaatttcataatgggctaaaattcaaaatgagtttgcacaagtccacactttggatgatcatatctaaatatatataaggtTATATATGgtgaacaacctatcaaatgaaaggttttcaagtctagtttctaactcttcAAACCGTTCGCCATTTGGACAAttctacacaaagttatgatcaaattaccaaagacTGGATTTGTGACCAATTTTGCGATCTCAAAACGAGCATGCGGACCGCGTATATGTCGCATAATGAAGTAGTGTCGGGAAAAATGTTATGTTGTCGCATGTTGATTATGCTGTAGACTAATCGAATATGCTGTCGATTATGCTATCACATAATGATTATGCTACAAGAATGCAACCCACATTTcaattatgctatagcataattgcaccacatatttgacttcgggggtcatttttggaaatttttataTCCGAACCCACTTTGATAAATAAGCTTTGGGGCTTCATTTAGGACTATTTTATGCTAACTCTAGAGAGAGGTGAgagaattttagagagagaaagagggaaCCTAGCCTCCTAATCATCAATCTTGCACAAACCCCCAAGAATCAAGCATGCTAATCTCTAGCTCACTATCTTCCGGGTAAGTTCTACTTCTAATATTTCATATATGAGAATATGAGTTCAAATATATATTGTGGGGttagaaataggccatgcatgtgacATTAAGCTATAGTATGTGGGATTAATCAACTATTACTGGTAGTTCTTGATGAAATTGGATAAGGGAAGAAAGAATTTCCATTGTAGAACCTTGTAGTCTATTTCACATGattaggtgtttgatgaaattcctaaggGAGTTACACCATGGGAAATCTTTCTAAATTATTAATTGATTTTCGCTCTCTCCTTATAGATTATTACTGCTAGAGATGTTGGTGCATtatagtaacttaaggaaagcttaaacaaggtatgtatggctaaaacctcctattcttagaaattgagctcctttGGTGTCCATGCAAGTGTTGTTAAGAccaaaatttgattgatgtattgattgttatttcatATGAATTGGTGTTTCCAAATATATACATAAAAGGTGTGTCTTAATGAGTTCAATATGCTATCCTTGGTAATTTAAGGATGTGAGAAGAATGTAAACCATGTATTGAAATGCCTAgacttcaagtcaagtttaaactGAGATTGTTATGCCAAATTGTGTGAAAAAACTCGTTATGGTTGATCCTTCTAATTGTTCTTATGTGTACCAAATGTATTTGATTGATTGCGTCTAGTTGTTGGTAATCTATAAAGATGTTTGAAACGAATTTGGGAAAATGAGTGTGGTCAACGTGCCGAGGACTTGAGTAATAATTATGCCTGGTGATGTCTATGACATGAGAAAATGTgaacagattatgaaatgagccttgacTCTGCTTTCCATAAAAGACATCAATAATAAAGTGCTCTAAAGGCTTTGTACACAATTTATGCCCATAAGTGGCTGTTAGAGATAATGTTTTGCCTTATAAGTACATTCAATGTGATCCGAGTTGTTACATacttcgatgttgaaattgtatattaTCGTGATTagaaaagagtaattcaagaataattggtgtAATTGCTTGTTTATGCCTTTGATGCGTGTTTCTATTGTAGTTTGGTGTGTCCCCtcatttttggaagaatcctTTGTGTCTAAAGTTCCATTGCTAATGAGCTTCAGGTGTATGATTTCtaaaatattgtatatgcccattattcatgattcctctcatgtgtacttgacatcttggatttaatggcttgttgttgaaattgatattgatgtgaaatatgGGGGAAAAGAGCTCgaattatgaaatgtggcctagtgccaagtatgatgtgataattctGGCCCCAAGTGCTGATGAATTAATATATGTGAAAAAAATGAAGTAAGATGATTAATGGAAAAGGGTAGCTCTTgataagacggcttagccgatcgggctgtgatcggacgccatgctacacacatggtggtattgtgctgatattgaaaccggaaagtgagaatgaaattgtgattgaggtataCGTCTCAAATGAGACAGTTTAGCCAATCGGGATGAGATCGGACTCCGCGCAAGAAGgcagtggtattgtgaatgatggtgCAATAGTATGAAATGTCCCaacctaaagctatggaaattatgtgaaatctatgtgattccttttatttgatgatgtggtgattgtttgaagcttttgttgaatctttatgatttctttgttcttgtatgatagttctttctattgagatggtgtttatgatttccttgttcttgtatgatagttctttctattgagatggtgtttatgatttctttattcttgtatgatagttctttctaatgcgATGGTGTTTAGtcatacatactagtgctattcgacgacACTAACGTCTCTTTTGCTGGGGgtgctacatctttaaatggatttaggtggttccatagcaggcagtgttggtcgtaGCTAGTGGCACATCCTCTTTTCAGCcaacttggtgagccccacttcatttcggggtcctatATCATCTGTTCATCATGTACTTTAtattgaggtatagccggagccttttTGCCGGCATTTTCATATttctcttcagttgtatttagaggctccgtagacaggttgtgagtggtgtcgggtattggaattgAATTAGAAACATTGATATCTGGCAAAGATATTTTTTTCTCatatgtataaaacttgtaatatttctgaaaattatgaatgaagttgctaatggaaatgaaatggaagtcgtTAATGATATATgtacaaagtatgattaatgaAGTCCATCTCCTCCTTATTCATggattagtttgggtagaataaaacctaacaggcttgctcagtcaggtttactcggttgagcgccggtcgcgctcttCGGTTCTTAGGGCGTGACACAAACCCCCGTACATATGCGCACTATAGCACATAGCTATCACAAATAATTCAGGCAATTAATGCCTTAACCAAGTTTAGATAAtatacttacctcaagcaagtAAACTCACTCCGCTAACAAGCCATTCCCATGCGTATTGACCTCCGGACGATCCACATCTAGTCAAAGTAACGCAATACCATAAAAAAAACCCGTAGGAAGTGATTCCAAAAGACAAAGCTACGAtctttaacaacaacaacaacaacaacaacaacaacccagtatattcccacttagtggggtctggggagagtagtgtgtacgcagaccttacccctaccctggggtagagaggctgtttcaaAATAGACCCCCagtatccttccctccaagaacttcccaccttgctcctagggagactcgaactcacaacctcttggttggaaatggaggttgcttaccatcagagctaCGATCTTTAACTCAAATAAAAAAGTCAATCCTTGGCTAGCACCTCAGAAGCCGACGAAATTTATAAATTCCGAACAcctattcaattacgagtccgACCATGCTAAAATCATCCAATTCCAACCAcaaatcgaccctcaaatcctTAAATTTCATTCTCCAATAACATAGTCCAATCCATATTTTCTTAGATTCATGAGAATTAGGCTTAATAATAAATGGATAATAAATATCTAACACAAAAATCgaataaatatcacttattcctTCAATTGGGATAAACAATGCTCAAAATATCGTCGTAGGTCGAGTTCCCCACTTCCAAACATGTGAAATCATAAAACCCTTCGAGTTAATATCATGTCCAACCTTTTTGCACATGCGCCTCATATTTCTGCTTCTTcgtaaccgcttctgcggtcagaGTTGTGCATTTTTGCTTTTCATTTATGACCCCAACCTTCTGCTTCTGCGGGTCTGCTCCTATGGAACCTTCTCCACACCTGCGATTCCTGGCCTTGCCTGTCCTCTTCCACTTCTGCAGTCATTATCCACATCTGCGAACTCGCAGATGCAGTCCAACTTGGCACATGCGACTATTAACTACTCCTAGCAAACTCTGCTCCATATCTACATTCGGACATAcacttaagtccaaaatcactatacgaaactattggaatcattAAAATATCATTCTGGAGCTGTCTACACAAAAGTGAAACTCCGGTCAGTGTTACCACTTAAACTTTTAAAACGAGAATCATCCTTCTATATCAACtttgaaatgcatgaaaatcGAAACCGATCATACATACTAGTCATAATACACAAAGCGAAGCTACTTGTGACCTTAAACCATCGAACGagatgctagagctcaaaataacCAATCGGATCATTACACACACTATGTACACAAGTCTGAATTACTTGTGCGGACCTACTTATAGGCTCAGAACATTAATCAGAACCcaataatatcaaagtcaactTTGAGTCAAACTTAGGAACTCTAAATTCCTTCAAATTGCCAGCTATCGACAAATAAGATCAAAACCTTCAAGGAACATCCAAAATTAAATTTATGTACAAGTTCAAAATCATCAAACAAACACATAGCGACCTTTAAACAACCAATCTGAgatcgtttaccaaaaatattgactttgatcaactcttccaacgTTAAGCTTTTAGTTAGGAACCAAGTGTTTCCAAATTACTCCCAAATCTCTCGGGATTAAAACCATTCATACTCGCAAGTAATAAATCATCAAATAAGCCTTTGGAAAATCTGAAATCGCAGAACGGTATACTAGAACCCAAAACAACCAGTCGATTTGTTACAATTATCTATGTATGATTTTTCAGACATATATATgatctaagtgggagattgttaaaAATCTTTGCGAGGGACTTTAATATTAATATATTTGCACATGTTATCAATTAAAAGGTGCCCAATTTTATGATCTTCTATAAAGTATTAGTATATAAGCTTAAGAAATATcacttattttctttttgttatatGCGTGTTGGACATATACCATATGAAAATATACCTTTTAGTTTTAAAGGCATTTCAACATAACCTTTGAAAAGGATGATCCCTAAAGTTAGAATACAATTTTTCTGACTGGTCCCTGAAGTTGGAGCAcaatttttctctttctctttttcccATCTCTCAGATGAATAAAGTATTTAAAGAGCGGTTCAAGGTTTAGAAGACTGGTTTCTTTCAATCAAGGTTTTTTTAATGGATCAAGGTTAGTGCGCTAACCATTTTGCTAGATTTATATCTCTGTCTAATGATTTACTTGCAATCTTCTGATTGTATAAAGTTTGACCACGTACATTATATCCTTGTATTTTGCTCGGTGCATGTAAATTAAAGCTTGATTAAGATGTGTTGTATGGGGAAAAATTAGCTTCTTGATGGTTCAATTGCTGGGACTAAGCCCATTGAGTGCCTATCGTTGGCCCCTAATTTGAATCGTGGCGAGCTGCTTATTACATGATTTGTCAAATAAATCGATATTTTTCCTTTCCCTCATGCATCAATGTTTTTGTGGAAACAGGACTTTTGATTGCATCATAAGGCGCAATATTTTGCATCACAAGTTTGTCGAATAATAATAGCCAAGTCAACTCAAtcagaataagaaaaaataaattcGATAAATCTAGATTATTTCACTTGATCCCATAAAATACAGTACGGACCCAAAGAAAAAGACCGTACAGTATGATAATACTGACAAACTTTAGTACTATTTTACTACAATTCTAGTGAATTGGTAGTATTTTTATTCTTTCACACACAAGACAACACACcactttttatttattatacatAAAAAAGGAGAATTCTGAGAGCATTTGATGCTTATTTGCACTTGTGGTAGCAGTAACAATAACGTCTGAAGATGCTCTTCTTAATGCACATACCCCTCTTAGCCCCCTCTTTCTCTTTGCATTCTTCGTCGCAGTGTTCACTAATAAAGCAATAGCCAGAAAATGTCTTGCTCTTCCTTCGGCAAAGTTTGCCCTCTGCCGCTTGCATCTCTGTAAGGAACAAAAACTTATCATAAGTTTATTTTTTGGTGAAAATCATTTATTGGAATATGTGAATtatttctcaaaaaataatagaTACGGATGCATGTATAATTTAATTTTGATACCAACATATAGTGATTATAGTGATAAATATTTCATATTACATAGCGAGCTAGTAGGGTCTAAGTGTGCAAAGGCATAAAGAATACTCATAAATAAAATGAC
The Nicotiana sylvestris chromosome 11, ASM39365v2, whole genome shotgun sequence DNA segment above includes these coding regions:
- the LOC104223245 gene encoding defensin-like protein 1, with product MAKSLVSYTTFLALLLCFLLISSNEMQAAEGKLCRRKSKTFSGYCFISEHCDEECKEKEGAKRGMCIKKSIFRRYCYCYHKCK